A single genomic interval of Geotrypetes seraphini chromosome 1, aGeoSer1.1, whole genome shotgun sequence harbors:
- the LOC117364741 gene encoding uncharacterized protein LOC117364741 isoform X1, whose translation MHGAVKDLLLQISATIVPAGPLLSAPEQEIDRVSTKSVGKMAEYFLKQCIHIEKKKKNPSIHKLQLEIKKLDETGSCQICTFGNAKKICSDKVIMVLGATGSGKTTLINGMINYILGVTWEDEFRIKLIDEQTNRSQAESQTSSIIAYQLIHQEFFRVPYSLTIIDTPGFGDTRGIDRDRFLMEEIRRFFSILKGIDHIDALCFVVQASLVRLTHTQKYIFDSILSIFGNDIADNVLILVTFADGQKPPVLEAIIASDIPCSKDQTGSPAHFKFNNSALFAHNAANNPLHSDGDDNFEEMFWKMGLKSFKNLFTALGQLQTKSLLLTKEVLKERKQLEILVEGLQPQIRAGLTKQEELRNITAALNQNKDKMKANENFEYETSITVGKKKVVTGFITNCHKCHYTCHYPCGIANDIEKHNCWAMDKYKNCRICPNRCVWNVHFNQKYKWIYENQIVKGTYHDLKKNYESAYGEVMTAEQMFKQLEEELSEVEEKVLELINMLSKCLQRLEEIALRPNPLSTPEYIDLLIVSEKEEAKPGYQARIKSLVTVRERAVIISSIANTKIELNSDGSKMKVTEKNQSKVFHIFDNVRSWITSA comes from the exons ATGCATGGAGCGGTTAAAGATTTGCTGCTCCAGATAAGCGCGACCATAGTCCCTGCTGGTCCTCTACTTTCTGCCCCGGAACAGGAAATTGACAGG gtgtcaacaaaaagtgtgggcaAAATGGCAGAATATTTTCTGAAGCAATGCATTCAtatagagaagaaaaagaaaaacccttCAATTCATAAGCTGCAGCTAGAAATAAAAAAGCTGGATGAAACAGGCTCATGCCAGATATGCACCTTTGGGAATGCCAAAAAGATATGCAGTGACAAGGTAATCATGGTTCTTGGAGCTACTGGGTCAGGCAAAACCACCCTTATCAATGGAATGATCAACTACATCCTGGGAGTGACGTGGGAAGACGAGTTCCGAATCAAACTGATAGATGAACAAACCAACAGAAGTCAAGCAGAAAGCCAGACCTCCTCAATCATCGCTTACCAGCTCATCCATCAAGAGTTCTTCCGGGTCCCATATAGCTTAACTATTATAGACACTCCAGGATTTGGAGACACCAGGGGGATAGACCGAGATAGATTTCTTATGGAGGAGATCAGGAGATTCTTTTCCATACTTAAAGGTATTGATCACATTGATGCTTTATGTTTTGTAGTACAGGCATCCCTAGTTCGCCTGACCCACACACAGAAATATATTTTTGACTCTATTCTCTCTATATTTGGAAATGACATTGCTGACAACGTACTGATACTTGTTACCTTTGCAGATGGACAAAAACCCCCAGTGTTAGAAGCCATAATTGCTTCAGATATTCCATGTTCCAAAGACCAAACTGGCTCTCCAGCTCATTTCAAATTTAACAACTCTGCTTTGTTTGCACACAATGCTGCCAATAACCCTTTACACAGTGATGGAGATGATAACTTTGAAGAAATGTTCTGGAAGATGGGGCTAAAAAGTTTCAAGAATTTATTTACAGCATTGGGACAGCTGCAAACCAAGAGCTTATTGTTAACCAAGGAGGTCCTCAAAGAGCGTAAGCAACTGGAGATCCTAGTGGAGGGACTGCAGCCCCAAATCAGAGCTGGATTAACAAAACAAGAAGAACTCCGAAACATAACTGCAGCTCTGAATCAAAACAAGGATAAGATGAAAGCAAATGAAAATTTTGAGTATGAGACCTCCATAactgtggggaaaaaaaaagtggtGACCGGTTTCATAACCAACTGTCATAAGTGTCACTACACCTGCCACTATCCTTGCGGAATTGCTAATGATATTGAGAAGCATAACTGTTGGGCCATGGATAAATACAAGAACTGCCGGATTTGTCCCAATCGTTGTGTCTGGAATGttcatttcaatcaaaaatacaaGTGGATTTACGAAAATCAAATTGTAAAGGGAACTTACCAtgatttgaaaaaaaattatGAGAGTGCTTATGGTGAAGTCATGACAGCTGAGCAGATGTTCAAGCAGCTTGAAGAAGAACTCTCTGAAGTTGAAGAAAAAGTGTTGGAGCTCATAAATATGTTATCAAAGTGCCTTCAGCGGCTGGAAGAAATTGCCTTGCGACCAAACCCACTCTCCACTCCAGAGTACATTGACCTCCTGATTGTATCTGAGAAAGAGGAGGCCAAACCAGGATACCAGGCACGGATCAAGTCATTGGTGACAGTAAGGGAGAGGGCTGTAATAATATCCAGTATTGCAAATACAAAGATAGAATTGAATTCAGATGGGAGTAAAATGAAAGTTACTGAGAAAAACCAAAGTAAAGTATTTCATATCTTTGATAATGTCAGAAGCTGGATTACTTCTGCATAA
- the LOC117364741 gene encoding uncharacterized protein LOC117364741 isoform X2, translating to MAEYFLKQCIHIEKKKKNPSIHKLQLEIKKLDETGSCQICTFGNAKKICSDKVIMVLGATGSGKTTLINGMINYILGVTWEDEFRIKLIDEQTNRSQAESQTSSIIAYQLIHQEFFRVPYSLTIIDTPGFGDTRGIDRDRFLMEEIRRFFSILKGIDHIDALCFVVQASLVRLTHTQKYIFDSILSIFGNDIADNVLILVTFADGQKPPVLEAIIASDIPCSKDQTGSPAHFKFNNSALFAHNAANNPLHSDGDDNFEEMFWKMGLKSFKNLFTALGQLQTKSLLLTKEVLKERKQLEILVEGLQPQIRAGLTKQEELRNITAALNQNKDKMKANENFEYETSITVGKKKVVTGFITNCHKCHYTCHYPCGIANDIEKHNCWAMDKYKNCRICPNRCVWNVHFNQKYKWIYENQIVKGTYHDLKKNYESAYGEVMTAEQMFKQLEEELSEVEEKVLELINMLSKCLQRLEEIALRPNPLSTPEYIDLLIVSEKEEAKPGYQARIKSLVTVRERAVIISSIANTKIELNSDGSKMKVTEKNQSKVFHIFDNVRSWITSA from the coding sequence ATGGCAGAATATTTTCTGAAGCAATGCATTCAtatagagaagaaaaagaaaaacccttCAATTCATAAGCTGCAGCTAGAAATAAAAAAGCTGGATGAAACAGGCTCATGCCAGATATGCACCTTTGGGAATGCCAAAAAGATATGCAGTGACAAGGTAATCATGGTTCTTGGAGCTACTGGGTCAGGCAAAACCACCCTTATCAATGGAATGATCAACTACATCCTGGGAGTGACGTGGGAAGACGAGTTCCGAATCAAACTGATAGATGAACAAACCAACAGAAGTCAAGCAGAAAGCCAGACCTCCTCAATCATCGCTTACCAGCTCATCCATCAAGAGTTCTTCCGGGTCCCATATAGCTTAACTATTATAGACACTCCAGGATTTGGAGACACCAGGGGGATAGACCGAGATAGATTTCTTATGGAGGAGATCAGGAGATTCTTTTCCATACTTAAAGGTATTGATCACATTGATGCTTTATGTTTTGTAGTACAGGCATCCCTAGTTCGCCTGACCCACACACAGAAATATATTTTTGACTCTATTCTCTCTATATTTGGAAATGACATTGCTGACAACGTACTGATACTTGTTACCTTTGCAGATGGACAAAAACCCCCAGTGTTAGAAGCCATAATTGCTTCAGATATTCCATGTTCCAAAGACCAAACTGGCTCTCCAGCTCATTTCAAATTTAACAACTCTGCTTTGTTTGCACACAATGCTGCCAATAACCCTTTACACAGTGATGGAGATGATAACTTTGAAGAAATGTTCTGGAAGATGGGGCTAAAAAGTTTCAAGAATTTATTTACAGCATTGGGACAGCTGCAAACCAAGAGCTTATTGTTAACCAAGGAGGTCCTCAAAGAGCGTAAGCAACTGGAGATCCTAGTGGAGGGACTGCAGCCCCAAATCAGAGCTGGATTAACAAAACAAGAAGAACTCCGAAACATAACTGCAGCTCTGAATCAAAACAAGGATAAGATGAAAGCAAATGAAAATTTTGAGTATGAGACCTCCATAactgtggggaaaaaaaaagtggtGACCGGTTTCATAACCAACTGTCATAAGTGTCACTACACCTGCCACTATCCTTGCGGAATTGCTAATGATATTGAGAAGCATAACTGTTGGGCCATGGATAAATACAAGAACTGCCGGATTTGTCCCAATCGTTGTGTCTGGAATGttcatttcaatcaaaaatacaaGTGGATTTACGAAAATCAAATTGTAAAGGGAACTTACCAtgatttgaaaaaaaattatGAGAGTGCTTATGGTGAAGTCATGACAGCTGAGCAGATGTTCAAGCAGCTTGAAGAAGAACTCTCTGAAGTTGAAGAAAAAGTGTTGGAGCTCATAAATATGTTATCAAAGTGCCTTCAGCGGCTGGAAGAAATTGCCTTGCGACCAAACCCACTCTCCACTCCAGAGTACATTGACCTCCTGATTGTATCTGAGAAAGAGGAGGCCAAACCAGGATACCAGGCACGGATCAAGTCATTGGTGACAGTAAGGGAGAGGGCTGTAATAATATCCAGTATTGCAAATACAAAGATAGAATTGAATTCAGATGGGAGTAAAATGAAAGTTACTGAGAAAAACCAAAGTAAAGTATTTCATATCTTTGATAATGTCAGAAGCTGGATTACTTCTGCATAA